A region of Chloroflexota bacterium DNA encodes the following proteins:
- a CDS encoding DUF4062 domain-containing protein translates to MTLNWEKVHIFISSTFNDMHAERDYLVKRVFPELSDWCEERKLRLVDVDLRWGVTEEDATANANVVQTCLKRIDDCRPFFLCFLGQRYGWIPKSSDVSEETFSNFPGLNRKMENDTSVTELEILHAIVRPFMKNGDGSGGMDHSEHTFFYFRDDDYVVNLPKEPNQLKRIYSDNEEIDSGYRDFLLSKMSTLKEEIIPNTGRPIRHYQATWDSQSLTPEIAMPVLCPALLDDNIARWQREWMKALNLNEPIMGRELPADLLAAGNAYNHKLTGGRLGDFRVGDETLHEVVLNDLKEAIAKRFPEHMVIGEKTDLQQEIDQHEAFLFINSEGFIERGHDYEALDNYVNGESDDLLVVAAEGGMGKSMLLAKWVDRCRNLPNKDQEISYHVRFIGKSDRSNTLSGLLYYLLREFQEVAGKIPPIEIPKETQALRSFWREQLLELGKRGKTVIVIDALNQLERGLGDLSWLPMSGLPKNVKIIVSFRTGDQTANELLAGLKTNNHVTMVSVEPFNNPEHRRQLVRTYLSQYLKELDQNHIEQLISIKGANNPLFLKVVLAELRVFGAFQQLKDRIESDFGDTPVSAFKAVLRRLEQDPSYSIIDPENGVPLLFGLLLNSRQGLSPDELSGLFIRNIPQSDLDMGQVNEAVNLFIRQVKPYLGMREGRYNIFFESLEIGVRERYCSIIPNEVKENRPKRKWHSLLADYFLDQPLNKVDGQTKFANVRKLVELPYQQAHANDWDGLEKTLTDYDFLQVKIWAFGPYLLIEDYDEAESSGYGGKLLSLIKDALQLSAGVLIEDPYMFPSQMLGRIRENGKEEIKALLAKARQSNIAPWLRPISVSLTQPGGLLKRTFIGHRMAAKSLVITPDGRYVISGSEDQTIIVWDRIKGIKQDTLVGHTGSVQSLTISPDGHLLISGSSNGGIRVWDLQKGSEIQYFAPQGSNIFDKNIYALAVSKDGRKAYSGGASNEILIWNLDRLTRHGTLSRPVLGKKGRPHQSGHDDWVRAMTITPNGQYLISGSDDKSLGVWNLHNSQPEFLKGHKDLILAVAVTPDGRKVVSSDVKGEIRVWDLANGKTIHKLTGHNGMVTALAVSRDGRLAFSGSRDRTIKVWDIERGVEVYTISGIAGSIESLAVSPDGESLFSASSNGPIQEWDLTQTFDKQDAVAHSLTVWDVGISADNRIAVSVSADKTLKVWNPQDGNLLSTIQTDHEGSIACVAISEDGQLAATGAGDSLIKIWDLQRKKQIGTLRGHDGIIWDLKFVPHRNQIISASHDHTLRLWDLKRKKCILILPGHGGPVETVTVTPNGRLAISGSADGEIRAWDLAKNQGLPALFAGLGGVLSLAVAPDGRKFVSAHENGTIKVWNMEKLSDVRTFSGHTKSVESVIVTPDSQSIVSCSLDRTIRVWDIESGTIEMSFYGDSELFSEKITTDGKTLVAGENLGLVHFLRLEYPDLEEMPFYLMQQSGSKKDSQVGRILFSEAELDAFEELLILVFMFLAESKSQISRRELADFNIHWAQNQKMKDSIFTKVLPELFNKGLDEKVGERGGLGQVGGLPIPTPNAGNKLLYPAIKFRAFLRAKLSEDEYRKFFTSFFAWCDAIARAIAGRYRGIGEVSKAENSVRALNAAFPVDSDLQISAEELENLSVMFKK, encoded by the coding sequence GTGACTTTGAATTGGGAGAAAGTCCATATTTTCATTAGCAGCACCTTCAATGACATGCACGCTGAAAGGGATTACCTTGTCAAGCGTGTTTTTCCGGAACTGAGCGATTGGTGTGAAGAACGCAAACTAAGATTGGTAGATGTCGATTTGCGTTGGGGGGTTACTGAAGAAGATGCCACTGCGAATGCCAATGTTGTCCAAACTTGTCTGAAACGTATAGATGATTGCCGCCCGTTTTTCCTCTGCTTCCTGGGGCAGCGCTATGGTTGGATCCCGAAAAGTTCAGATGTCTCCGAGGAGACTTTCTCGAATTTCCCCGGCCTAAATCGCAAAATGGAAAATGATACCTCTGTGACAGAGCTCGAGATTCTGCACGCCATCGTCAGACCTTTCATGAAGAATGGGGATGGTTCGGGCGGGATGGATCACAGTGAGCACACATTTTTCTACTTCCGGGATGATGATTATGTTGTTAACCTTCCAAAAGAGCCGAATCAATTAAAACGGATTTATTCAGATAATGAAGAAATCGATTCTGGCTATCGAGATTTCCTGCTTTCGAAAATGAGCACGCTAAAGGAAGAGATTATTCCCAACACGGGGCGGCCTATTCGCCATTATCAGGCCACCTGGGATAGTCAGAGTCTGACACCGGAAATTGCTATGCCTGTTTTGTGCCCAGCTTTGCTTGATGACAATATCGCACGCTGGCAAAGAGAGTGGATGAAAGCCCTCAATCTTAATGAACCCATTATGGGGAGGGAGCTGCCAGCGGATCTCCTGGCGGCTGGGAATGCATATAACCATAAGCTGACCGGTGGAAGACTCGGTGACTTCCGAGTGGGGGATGAGACTCTCCATGAGGTTGTCCTTAATGACCTCAAAGAGGCGATTGCGAAGCGCTTCCCTGAGCATATGGTGATTGGCGAGAAAACCGATCTCCAGCAGGAAATTGATCAGCACGAAGCATTCTTATTTATCAATAGTGAGGGTTTTATTGAACGGGGCCATGATTACGAGGCCCTTGATAATTATGTGAATGGGGAAAGTGACGATTTGCTGGTTGTTGCGGCTGAAGGCGGCATGGGCAAATCCATGCTTCTGGCAAAATGGGTTGACCGCTGCCGGAATCTGCCCAATAAAGATCAGGAAATCTCATACCATGTGCGGTTTATTGGCAAAAGCGATCGCTCCAATACATTATCAGGACTTTTATATTACCTGCTGCGAGAATTTCAGGAGGTTGCTGGCAAGATCCCACCGATTGAGATTCCCAAGGAGACGCAGGCCCTTCGAAGTTTTTGGCGCGAACAGTTATTGGAACTGGGTAAGCGTGGGAAGACAGTTATTGTCATTGATGCCTTGAATCAATTGGAACGAGGCTTGGGCGATTTATCCTGGCTGCCGATGTCCGGGCTGCCCAAAAATGTAAAAATAATTGTCAGTTTTCGCACTGGCGATCAGACGGCGAATGAATTGTTGGCAGGATTGAAAACGAACAATCATGTCACGATGGTGAGCGTCGAACCATTCAATAATCCGGAACACCGCCGCCAACTGGTTAGAACCTACCTTTCCCAATACCTAAAGGAGCTGGATCAGAATCATATCGAACAGCTTATTTCAATCAAAGGGGCAAATAACCCTTTGTTCTTGAAGGTTGTCCTTGCAGAGCTTCGGGTTTTTGGTGCCTTTCAGCAATTAAAGGACCGGATAGAAAGCGATTTTGGCGATACGCCGGTTTCAGCATTCAAGGCAGTGCTGCGACGGCTCGAACAGGACCCAAGTTATTCGATAATTGACCCGGAAAATGGGGTGCCCTTACTCTTTGGCCTCCTGCTGAATTCCAGGCAAGGCCTCTCTCCTGATGAATTGAGTGGCTTGTTTATCAGGAATATTCCCCAATCAGATTTGGATATGGGTCAAGTGAATGAAGCCGTTAATCTATTCATCAGGCAGGTCAAGCCTTATTTAGGGATGCGTGAGGGACGATATAATATTTTCTTTGAAAGCCTTGAGATCGGCGTTCGAGAGCGATATTGTTCAATAATACCCAATGAGGTCAAGGAAAATCGCCCCAAAAGAAAATGGCATAGCTTGCTTGCGGATTATTTCCTCGATCAGCCCCTTAATAAAGTTGACGGACAGACTAAATTCGCCAATGTTCGGAAATTAGTCGAGTTGCCTTACCAACAGGCCCATGCCAATGACTGGGATGGCCTGGAGAAGACTTTGACAGATTATGATTTCCTGCAAGTCAAGATTTGGGCATTTGGCCCCTATCTGCTGATTGAGGATTACGATGAAGCCGAAAGTTCGGGTTATGGCGGGAAGCTCTTGTCTCTGATAAAAGACGCCCTTCAACTCTCTGCGGGTGTTCTTATCGAAGATCCATATATGTTCCCTTCTCAAATGCTTGGGCGAATCCGTGAAAATGGAAAAGAAGAAATTAAAGCCCTCCTGGCAAAAGCCAGGCAGTCGAACATCGCCCCCTGGCTGCGGCCGATTTCCGTCAGCCTGACGCAACCCGGTGGACTGCTGAAGCGGACCTTTATTGGTCACAGGATGGCCGCGAAATCCCTGGTTATCACTCCGGATGGCCGGTATGTGATCTCAGGTTCTGAGGACCAGACCATTATCGTCTGGGACAGAATCAAGGGGATAAAGCAGGACACATTGGTGGGTCATACCGGTTCAGTCCAGTCATTGACCATTTCGCCGGATGGTCATTTGTTGATATCAGGTTCTTCTAATGGCGGTATTAGGGTTTGGGACCTGCAAAAAGGTTCCGAAATTCAGTACTTCGCTCCCCAAGGGTCGAATATCTTCGACAAGAATATTTACGCTCTCGCCGTCTCAAAGGATGGGCGTAAGGCGTATTCAGGGGGCGCATCGAACGAAATTCTGATATGGAATTTGGATAGGTTGACGCGGCATGGCACCCTGTCCCGGCCTGTTCTGGGGAAAAAGGGCAGACCTCATCAATCGGGGCATGATGATTGGGTCAGGGCGATGACGATAACGCCTAATGGGCAATATCTCATTTCAGGTTCAGATGATAAATCCCTGGGCGTATGGAATTTGCACAATTCTCAGCCCGAATTCTTGAAAGGGCACAAGGATTTAATCCTGGCAGTTGCCGTAACACCGGATGGCCGCAAGGTGGTTTCAAGCGACGTCAAAGGGGAAATTCGGGTCTGGGATTTGGCCAATGGCAAAACGATCCATAAGCTGACCGGGCATAACGGCATGGTCACAGCCCTGGCGGTAAGCAGGGACGGTCGGTTGGCATTTTCGGGTTCCAGAGACCGGACAATCAAGGTTTGGGATATTGAGCGTGGCGTTGAGGTCTATACCATTTCAGGGATTGCCGGCTCAATTGAAAGCCTTGCGGTGTCCCCGGATGGGGAAAGTCTGTTCTCCGCCTCCTCCAATGGACCTATTCAGGAATGGGATCTCACCCAGACATTTGATAAGCAGGATGCTGTCGCCCATTCGTTGACGGTCTGGGATGTTGGTATCTCTGCGGATAACAGGATAGCAGTTTCGGTTTCAGCCGATAAAACGTTAAAAGTGTGGAATCCGCAAGATGGAAATCTGCTTTCCACTATCCAAACCGATCACGAAGGGTCTATAGCCTGTGTGGCGATTTCTGAAGATGGACAACTGGCGGCCACCGGCGCAGGCGATTCCTTAATCAAGATCTGGGACTTACAACGCAAAAAGCAGATTGGCACATTAAGGGGGCACGATGGGATTATTTGGGATCTGAAATTTGTTCCCCATCGCAATCAAATCATCTCAGCATCTCATGATCATACGCTTCGGCTTTGGGATTTAAAACGTAAGAAATGTATTCTGATCTTGCCTGGCCATGGCGGACCGGTCGAAACCGTTACAGTGACGCCTAATGGCAGGTTAGCCATATCCGGATCGGCCGATGGTGAAATCAGGGCCTGGGATCTGGCGAAGAACCAGGGCCTGCCTGCCCTGTTTGCTGGCCTGGGCGGCGTGTTGTCATTGGCAGTTGCTCCGGATGGAAGAAAATTCGTCTCAGCCCACGAAAATGGAACAATAAAAGTCTGGAATATGGAGAAATTGTCCGACGTTCGAACTTTCTCCGGACACACTAAATCGGTTGAAAGTGTTATTGTGACGCCGGACAGTCAGAGTATTGTTTCATGCTCTTTGGATAGGACAATTCGGGTGTGGGATATCGAAAGTGGAACGATCGAAATGTCCTTTTATGGCGATAGTGAGTTGTTCTCTGAGAAGATTACCACTGATGGAAAAACTCTCGTCGCCGGTGAGAACCTGGGCCTGGTTCATTTTCTGCGTTTGGAATACCCGGATCTTGAAGAAATGCCATTTTATCTCATGCAGCAATCGGGGAGCAAGAAAGACAGCCAAGTGGGCAGGATCTTATTCTCCGAAGCTGAACTGGACGCCTTTGAAGAGTTGCTGATCTTAGTATTTATGTTTTTGGCTGAATCAAAATCGCAGATATCCCGGCGTGAATTGGCTGACTTTAATATACATTGGGCGCAAAATCAAAAAATGAAAGATTCGATCTTTACTAAGGTTCTCCCGGAGTTATTCAATAAAGGGCTTGATGAAAAGGTGGGTGAGCGGGGAGGCCTAGGTCAGGTTGGCGGCTTGCCAATCCCAACACCTAACGCAGGGAATAAACTGCTCTATCCAGCGATAAAGTTCCGGGCATTCTTGCGAGCAAAGCTATCAGAGGATGAATATCGAAAATTCTTCACATCCTTCTTTGCCTGGTGTGATGCCATTGCGCGGGCCATCGCTGGGAGATATCGTGGAATTGGCGAGGTGAGTAAGGCTGAAAACTCAGTACGAGCTCTAAATGCCGCGTTCCCGGTGGATTCTGATCTGCAGATCAGTGCTGAGGAATTGGAAAATCTTTCTGTAATGTTTAAGAAATAA